The Drosophila bipectinata strain 14024-0381.07 chromosome 3L, DbipHiC1v2, whole genome shotgun sequence region TTCCGCGCCTGGAGACGCTTCTCCTGCACACCGCCGCCGAACTGACTCCGGAACAGGCTTGCCGCAGCTACCAACGGGTGACCCGCTTGAACACGGTGCTGCAGGCCAAGATCATCCAGATGCCGGCCAGCTTGGGTCAGTCGGAGCTGGCGCGGGAGCTGCAGGGCCTGCAGGAGGAGCAGCTGGACTGGCAGCCGGAATACATTCGGCTGGTGGGCGCCCTCGTCTATGCCGTGGAGCAGTGCCTCATCCGACAGTGCTCCCGGGCCATGCGGGTCACTGCCTGGCAGCGCATGGATCTGGAGCTTCGCAAAAAGATTCAGACCCTGGCCCGACTCACCGAGCCCCTGGACATGAAGCGTCAGAATGGCAAGCCGGTGAGCAAGGCCTTCTCCTTTGGCGGCAGCACTCGCAGTCAGGATCTGGTGCAGATCAAGCTGGCCATCCAGGCGCAGACTAAGCGAGCCCAGGCCCTGGAGACGCAGCAGTACAAGGCCACCCAGACCCAGGAGGCGGCCAATCATGTCCAGACGACGGAAAGGGGTGTGCAGGCCAATCATGAGCCAAGGGAGAGTAAGTGTTGCAGGATTATGGGATGCCCACTAGGGGATAGGAAACTATTTTAATTTCCTTCgttaaaaattaaacgaaaCTAATTGATTTaagggaaaatatttaagatttaaaaatagaagCTTGATCTTCAGTAAGGTCTTGTCTTTCTGCTTGGAATGGTGGTCACCCTCTAATCCAAATGGAACTTGCTGGAAAtctaaacaattttaaactaaaactatCCTCTTTAACAATTCAAATAGATTCGGCATCTTTTGGGTTAAGATTTGGTGGGCATTTCAGattattattcttaaaaatatttctaaaaaaaaaactaacaacCCCTTCTATCCCTCAGATAAAATCCTGAAGTCCAACTCCAGGGCCTATGTCCCTCATCGGGCCAGTTCCCAGGTGGCCTCGGAGCGAAACAGCTTGAATCTGCATCGTCGCACCCAGTCGGAGGCACCACCAGTCACACACAAGAAGCAGGCTTCAGTGACCGCCACCGCGACAGCCAGTGAAACCAAGAAGGAAGCCCCTGGAAAGGCGCCAGCCAAGTTGGGCGAAGTTCGAGCTCGTTATCTGGAGCCAAGGAAGCCAAGAGCTGCTACTACGGCCACCACAAATGGCGGACCTGTGCGCAGTGCCACCAGCTCGAGTGTGCCAGCCAATGGCGGGAGGAAGGCACCGGCCAAGAACCTGCACATCTCCTCCAGCGACAGCTCCAGGAACTCGAGTCCAGCGGCACGAAGAATCCAAAATGGGACGCGGCTGGGCAACAAGTCGAGTAACCTGTCCATGGACAGCTTGGCAAAGAGCGGCTCGCGCGGACCACAGGATCGCTACTCCTCCGACCAGAACTCGCTGGCGGAGAGCATGAAGAGCTCGGTGATCACCAACAAGACGATCTCGCACGAATCGCTCTCGGGCAGCTCCAAGCTGGCCCGAGTACAGCAGTTGAACGGCCATGCCAAGGGAGCTGCGGTGGGCAAGGTCAAGGCCACCCAACGAGGATCCACGGTGGGCAACAAGTCCACCCGCCAGCTGAAGCAGCAACACAATGCAGTGGCCTCGAACGGCTCCAGTCCCAGCTCCGTGCACACCACCAAGTCGGCAACGAGTCGCCTGTCCTCGGTCAGCAGCACATTCTCGACGCGGGAGCTCTTCAAGCAGCGATCCATTTCGGTGCCGGCGGGAGAGAAGGAAGCCGCTCCGGCCAAGGGAAGGCACAGCTTCCTGTCAGCCAAGTCCCGGGAGATTCTGGCCAAAAGGGCGGAGAAGAACAAgctccaacagcagcagcagaagcagacCCAGGAGGACCAAGTGCAGCTGCGTGCCTCCGCCGGGCCCTTGCGCTCCTCCTCACATTCCGCAGTCACCAGCATGCTGCAGCAGCACAATCTGCGCAACAGCCTGCCCTCCAACATTCCCACCCGACGCCCGAACACGCTGCACCTGAAGAAGACCACCGCGGTGACCAACGGCACTGCCAAGACCACCACGAACGGCCTGACGAACGGCTCGTACAAGGCTGCCCAGGCGGTTAAACAGAAGCTGGATCTGCTCATCGATGCCCAGATGGTGGGGGAAAGTGGGGCGGCCGTGGATCGAGTGGAGTCCAAGCTGGAACGCTCGAGCACCTTCTGCAAGGAGAGCGCCGATCTGGATATCAGTGAGCTGCAGATTGTGGAGTAGGAAAGTCAAGAGGTGGGTGTTTCCATAACAAATCATGAACCGTGaataatttttgttgattttcagGTCGTATCGAATATGGCCCCAGATGGAATATACCGAATCCAGAACCGAATCCGTACACGTCCCATAAGGCAACACTAGTCAATAATGTAGCATGCAGCTGCCGTTGCAGCTGGCGCATGAAACCATTTAACAATAACGATAATAACCGAGTGTTATTACCCGAAAAACGGACAACCGCGATTATTAAATACGTTATATACGAGTCCGAGCCCCAAGCCCGATGTTATAACCCCACTCCggatatataatattattagcTTATTGGAAGAAAGCGAGAATAGGGATGGAAGGCAAGAGAAAGCTGAAGAAAACTATGAAAGAAAATATGGAAAACAAGTATTTGGTGATATTATTTAGAGTGCGCTTTATGTTTACGTTAAAGGCTAAGCTAAGAGATGTGCTTATGTAATGTGACCCGAACCCAAAACCGTCTACTCAAAGTACGATCGATCTGGCGGATCTAAAGGATGCTCTactatatttatatgtatatgcttTACGCGCTTGGCAGGCTGCATTTAAGGTCTACTTCTACATCTCTCCCTCTACCGCTTTATTATCAAAGCCCCCCTAAGATACACTACAATATCTAGATACATGCAAGTcctgtatataatatatataggaAATGAATTGAAGAAGAAGCACCTCTGAAATATTTTAGGCTTTGATCTTTTTATACTGTTGGTTTTATTTAACTCTCGTACTCGTAATAATGGCGCATTACTTCAGCAAGGCAACCAAGGAAACGTCTTTTGTTATTTCATACAattaatttatacattttattaattataattaattaattttattatttttttggtaatcagagaacgaagcAAACGAAAAGAATAAAGATTTTTGTAAGCAAACGGCATTGACACATTGATATATTGATAATGAAGTGGAAGAGTAAATAAATGTGtgtatttattaaaagttaCCATAAAAACAagactttatttttatcttggtggttttaaatataaatcaaaTTCGATTTTATTTTGTGAGTTATTTGTTATTcattaaaattgatttattaTGAATTAAAATATTCTAGAAAGCGTGTCATTCGTGATACAGACTAAGATTCCACACCGATGCTCGGATGCTCTTTACAATCGAGATACTGGCACTACAATATTCATAATTATCGCACTCcggaatatatatgtatatgtatatattcatAGGAAACGTGCAGCTTGGCAACTAAACCTAAACAACTAGACTAAGCCTAGAGGAtgatggggatggggatgggggATTCAGTCGGACGTGGCTACGAGGGTGAGTTCTTCAGTGTGAGCGCCCATTCGTTGAATACATTCCGGCAGTGGATCACCACGCACTCGTTGCTGCAGTACTCGTCCTCCCAGTCCGGATTAATGATCGCCGGCTTGTTGCACTGCTCCCGGGTGCACTTCTGCACCGTTGCCGCCTCGTTCAGCAGCTGTATTTGATCTGGAGGTGCTTGAGCCGTCGCTACAGTTGGCTGTTCCTCCAGTGGCTCTGGATTGACTTCCACTTTGGGCTGGATTAGTGGTGCTGCGGCTGTCAGTTGGGGTGCCAGATCCGGAGCGATTGGCGCCTCTTCTGTCGTGTCCAGGTGCTGCCTGTAGTCGCGCATCAGCCGCACATAGTCGCGCTTCTCCTGCTCGTGCCGTTGGCTGTAAACGTTCTTTTGCGTCTCATCCAGGGACTCCCACATGGTCTGAACAATAACCTGCATTTGCTCCAGCGAGCAGGCGGGATTCTGCTGCTTGATGGCCGTCACTGTGTCCCGAAAGAACAGGGCGAATGGAGCCAGTGGCTTCGGTGGCTGTTGGGTTACAATGTGTGGTTGCTGTGTCAcaagctgttgctgctggacCTGCTGGTGATGTTGCAACAGTTGTGGCTGCTCATCTATTTTCACTAGATTTTGCCCCGAGCCGTATGAATGGCATACCTCCTCGTCATCGTCGTTGAACGTGGAGTGATCCAGGCTAAGCATTCTCCGCGACTATAAAGAGATAGGAGAACACAAGGGTTATTAGGTTATTTGGCGTATTCTAATGCCAGCGAGCTCACTAAAAACTTCTTCATCGAGCAAACAATCCCAATCACTGAGTGAACAACCAAACTAATGTACAAATCGCTCGCCCAAGCTGAGTTCAGCtggacggacggacggacgTACGGTCGGAGGGGCGGGAGCTGAGTGGGTGTCAGGGCGAAGTGCGGGCCGGGTCGGGCCGAAGCGGGCAGTATGTGGTAACTGCTGCTGATTGTGTAGCTGCCTTTCGTGGCTGTGTGCGTGATGTTCGCTGATAAGAAGCTGACGCAGCGTATGTGATTCGTCCAACGATAACCCCCCTCCCCCATCAAAATGAGGGCTCATGGACGGGGGCTCGGCGCAAGGGTGGTGGGCGCTTTGGCTCCATTCATTAGTGCGAGTGTGAGTGTGCGCGAGGAGTTCAGCTGGACGGCGAACGCCAACGCTCGACGATGCCATTTCCGATTCGGATCTCTCGACGCGGCCGCCGGTCTCATTATAATACCATTAATCGGCAATTAACGAGGGCGGTCGGCTGTGCCACACAGCAGCAACCACATCACTTCCCGCTCAATAATAAGCTTGTTCTGGCGAGGATTGGGCTTGTCTGTCGATGACTCCGCTCATATTCCACTTACACTCGGTTGCGGGCTCTCCGCCGGCTGTACGGAGTCGTTCAGTTCGAAGACCTCGTCGCCGAAGGAAGGCGTATGGAACTGATTCATGTTGGGGTCTCCTGCAAAGCTCCTGGGcctatttacaaataaaattaaacaatttgaGGGGTTTTATTGTCGTGTGGGGTTTAATCAGTGTGACCGTTTTTGCATGGCCAAAAAAATACTCGGAACTGGTGACTGGTACTCTTCACTGGTTCCGCTGGTTccaaagctttaaaaaaatatggtttatttatttttctagtactattttctttaaatttgttaatattatgtttgttttataaaaaaaatgcatacaaaatataaattaaatactaAATGCCATTTTCAAACCGTTTTATTAAGAAACCTTTTTAGATCAAGTTTCATTTTGTGAATATTCAGTAACCATAGGTTtaattgtttgaaattttaaattttttactttGTTACATTAAATTTGACCCATtgcaaattgcatttaatgATGCATTCTGCATACTCGtaaaaaatttgttgttttatttatatatccGGTCCGGTTTCCCCTCTAAAAGGCAACGGTTTtctaaatgaaaaattttttagaaaaattttaatttttagcatACCAAAATTGTTGCGTTTAGCTGAGATTGCAAAATGACGTTCTACCCTGCTCGTGTCCTTTTAAAATTCACTTCACCACGTTTCCAGAGACTCTTTTCATCTTCAAACAACGAGGGAGCTGGAGGCCAAAAGCCAGGATCTCACATGGGCACCTTCGACTGGGATACTACTCACATAAATTCAGATGGATTCTCCAGTGCCTCGAACGCCAAATATATGGAGTTCCTGTACGCCAAGTGGATAAAAGATAATAAATCCATACATGAGGTTTGTGAAAAAATGATccatttagtttttaaaataaaaacaaggtCCTTGTATAGTCCTGGCAGAAATTCTTTAGCAAACTCGAGGATGACCAGGAGAAGCCCGAAAAGAATTCTTCAATTACTAAGAAGTCTACTTCCCGGAAGAACTTAAGTCCTAATATATTGGAGTGCAATCCAGGTTATGGCTCTGAAAAGAAAAGCTCTAATGGTTCCACAACGAACATTTCTATGCCATTAGCTCAATATTCTATAGAGGATGGAAGGGGATCCTTTGGATTTACTCCAATACCAGGacacaaaaatgtcaaaaagcCAAACGCAGATaaggaaattaatttataaccCAGTGCTCTATTTGATCTTAATTTCATGTCCaacaaattttttgtaattacacaacttattttctaaaaagaaGTCTTGTTTTTGAACAAAACATCTGTTATGAATTAAGATCAAAATGGtaatttttgggaaattaatACCTAACTTTAATACCTTTATTACTTTAATTTAGGAAGGAGTTCGTCGACCTGATAAATCGGAAGTAGAGAAAAGAAGGAGAAGATCCCCCAAATCTGACCCAGGGCAGCCTCCCATATCTAAGTTTGAAGAAACTGAGGTTCATTACTTCCCTATGCCCGATGTCTGGAATCCAAGCAATAATGTAGATTTTTC contains the following coding sequences:
- the LOC108127656 gene encoding TOX high mobility group box family member 4 isoform X1, with amino-acid sequence MKKFLSRRMLSLDHSTFNDDDEEVCHSYGSGQNLVKIDEQPQLLQHHQQVQQQQLVTQQPHIVTQQPPKPLAPFALFFRDTVTAIKQQNPACSLEQMQVIVQTMWESLDETQKNVYSQRHEQEKRDYVRLMRDYRQHLDTTEEAPIAPDLAPQLTAAAPLIQPKVEVNPEPLEEQPTVATAQAPPDQIQLLNEAATVQKCTREQCNKPAIINPDWEDEYCSNECVVIHCRNVFNEWALTLKNSPS
- the LOC108127656 gene encoding TOX high mobility group box family member 4 isoform X2, translated to MNQFHTPSFGDEVFELNDSVQPAESPQPSSRRMLSLDHSTFNDDDEEVCHSYGSGQNLVKIDEQPQLLQHHQQVQQQQLVTQQPHIVTQQPPKPLAPFALFFRDTVTAIKQQNPACSLEQMQVIVQTMWESLDETQKNVYSQRHEQEKRDYVRLMRDYRQHLDTTEEAPIAPDLAPQLTAAAPLIQPKVEVNPEPLEEQPTVATAQAPPDQIQLLNEAATVQKCTREQCNKPAIINPDWEDEYCSNECVVIHCRNVFNEWALTLKNSPS